A region from the Aegilops tauschii subsp. strangulata cultivar AL8/78 chromosome 5, Aet v6.0, whole genome shotgun sequence genome encodes:
- the LOC109778451 gene encoding protein DETOXIFICATION 26-like, protein MAEKISLWIQRVRVSNELGAGNGKGVRFATIVSTTTSFLIGLFFSLLALAFHDKITLVVSSSKAVIDAVDNLSVLLAISILLNGVQPVLSGVAVGSGWQALVAYINVGSYYIIGVPVGLLLGWLFNLGVLGIWAGMIGGTAVQTIILAYITMRCDWDEEVISLSGPRLLKQVNTSKDGQARNELEWQCPHLKERLMKIILDGHFLNGSFS, encoded by the exons ATGGCTGAAAAAATTTCATTGTGGATTCAAAGGGTGCGAGTTTCTAATGAGCTTGGCGCGGGCAATGGAAAAGGCGTGCGGTTTGCGACGATCGTGTCGACAACGACCTCCTTTCTGATCGGCCTCTTCTTTAGCTTGCTGGCACTCGCGTTCCACGACAAGATCACACTCGTTGTTTCATCAAGCAAAGCTGTGATCGACGCCGTGGACAACCTCTCCGTTCTGCTAGCCATTAGTATCCTCCTAAATGGCGTCCAACCAGTCCTTTCCG GAGTTGCTGTTGGATCAGGGTGGCAAGCACTAGTGGCTTATATAAACGTAGGAAGCTATTACATCATTGGAGTTCCTGTTGGACTTCTGCTGGGTTGGCTCTTCAATCTGGGAGTTCTT GGGATTTGGGCAGGGATGATCGGTGGCACTGCAGTTCAGACAATAATTCTGGCGTACATTACCATGCGATGTGATTGGGACGAAGAGGTCATTTCTTTGTCCGGCCCTCG GCTTCTAAAGCAAGTAAACACATCCAAAGATGGGCAGGCTCGAAATGAGTTGGAGTGGCAATGCCCTCATCTCAAGGAGCGGTTGATGAAGATTATCCTAGATGGCCATTTTCTGAATGGAAGTTTTAGTTGA
- the LOC109778449 gene encoding putative clathrin assembly protein At4g40080 codes for MGLKLLRLAATLLSPGPASPASGADAQGAVLRATAHHPSTAPPSAHHLDALLAFGRGSRLSAAALASAFTDRLRAAAAGGGDAAVALKCLVALRVLLARGAFILRDQLLVALLRHPASGRNPLALAAFPLGRSFAAASWVRFSARLLEVLLLLPDASCDPEHLTALPNPHLVSELAAFASVAAAVRQAPPPSCAPQAHALVWEAIRLAEEDRVTAERNIAARVREMSERIDTLGLADAMELVCVLKRVEEGAASPPEWKWAGLDEAVVADARRLRERAEEVLLRRTEQDRRLLRRDPAWSASARVAMLPARAGDGAAVRFGSSRWSGTVPSWR; via the coding sequence ATGGGCCTCAAGCTCCTGCGGCTCGCGGCGACGCTCCTCTCCCCGGGGCCCGCCTCCCCGGCCTCCGGCGCCGACGCGCAGGGCGCGGTGCTGCGGGCGACGGCGCACCACCCGTCCACGGCCCCGCCGTCCGCGCACCACCTGGATGCGCTCCTCGCCTTCGGCCGCGGCTCGCGCCTCTCCGCCGCGGCGCTCGCGTCCGCCTTCACGGACCGCCTGCGCGCCGcggctgccggcggcggcgacgccgccgtggccCTCAAGTGCCTCGTCGCGCTCAGGGTCCTGCTCGCCCGCGGCGCCTTCATCCTCCGCGACCAGCTCCTCGTCGCCCTCCTCCGCCACCCGGCCTCGGGCCGCAACCCTCTCGCGCTCGCCGCCTTCCCGCTGGGCCGctccttcgcggccgcctcctggGTCCGCTTCTCCGCGCGCCTGCTCGAGGTGCTCCTCCTCCTGCCGGACGCCTCCTGCGACCCCGAGCACCTCACCGCGCTCCCCAACCCGCACCTCGTCTCCGAGCTCGCCGCCTTCGcgtccgtcgccgccgccgtccgccaggCGCCGCCCCCTTCCTGCGCGCCGCAGGCCCACGCCCTCGTCTGGGAGGCCATCCGGCTGGCCGAGGAGGACCGCGTCACGGCGGAGCGCAACATCGCCGCGAGGGTCCGGGAGATGAGCGAGCGCATCGACACGCTCGGGCTGGCCGACGCAATGGAGCTGGTGTGCGTGCTGAAGCGGGTGGAGGAGGGCGCGGCGTCCCCGCCGGAGTGGAAGTGGGCGGGGCTGGACGAGGCCGTCGTGGCCGACGCGCGGCGCCTGCGCGAGCGCGCCGAGGAGGTGCTGCTCCGGAGGACGGAGCAGGACAGGCGGCTGCTGCGGAGGGACCCGGCGTGGAGCGCGTCCGCGCGCGTCGCCATGCTGCCGGCCcgcgccggcgacggcgccgccGTCCGGTTCGGCTCCTCGCGGTGGTCCGGCACAGTTCCGTCGTGGCGATAG
- the LOC109778448 gene encoding 16.9 kDa class I heat shock protein 1 has product MSIVRRSNVFDPFADLWADPLDTFRSIVPAMISGNNNNETAAFANARVDWKETPEAHVFKADLPGVRKEEVKVEVEDGNVLVVSGERTKEKEDKNDKWHRVERSSGKFVRRFRLPEGAKVEEVKAGLENGVLTVTVPKAEVKKPEVKAIEISG; this is encoded by the coding sequence ATGTCGATCGTGAGGCGGAGCAACGTCTTCGACCCCTTCGCGGACCTCTGGGCGGACCCCTTGGACACCTTCCGCTCCATCGTCCCGGCGATGATCTcaggcaacaacaacaacgagACAGCTGCGTTCGCCAACGCTCGCGTGGACTGGAAGGAGACCCCTGAGGCGCACGTCTTCAAGGCCGACCTCCCCGGCGTGAGGAAGGAGGAGGTCaaggtggaggtggaggacggcAACGTGCTCGTCGTcagcggcgagcgcacaaaggagAAGGAGGACAAGAACGACAAGTGGCACCGTGTGGAGCGCAGCAGCGGCAAGTTCGTGAGGCGCTTCCGCCTGCCGGAGGGCGCCAAGGTGGAGGAGGTGAAGGCCGGGCTGGAGAACGGTGTGCTCACTGTCACCGTGCCCAAGGCCGAGGTGAAGAAGCCTGAGGTGAAGGCCATCGAGATCTCCGGCTGA